From a region of the Streptomyces caniferus genome:
- a CDS encoding LLM class F420-dependent oxidoreductase, whose product MRLGLQLGYWGRGPDPRHLELAREAERLGYDSVWTAEAWGSDAFTALTWIAAHTSRIKLGTGIAQMAARTPTATAMHALTLDHLSGGRLLLGLGLSGPQVVEGWYGRPFPKSPLTATREYVDVIRQVLRREGPVASDGLFHPHPYRGADGTGLGKPLKPITHPLRAGLPLLLGAEGPKNIAQTTRIADGWLPLYWSPRRTDVYRASLADAPEGFLIAPMARAVVCDDVAEGLLPVKAMLGFYIGGMGHAARNFHADLMARMGFEDEARQVQRLFLEGRREEAVRAVPDGFADEISLVGPRERIAERLDLWRAGPVTDLLVTAQDPHTLRVLAELNS is encoded by the coding sequence ATGCGACTCGGTCTGCAACTGGGCTACTGGGGGCGCGGCCCGGACCCCCGGCACCTCGAACTCGCCCGCGAGGCCGAGCGGCTGGGCTACGACTCGGTGTGGACCGCGGAGGCCTGGGGCTCGGACGCCTTCACCGCGCTCACCTGGATCGCCGCCCACACCTCGCGCATCAAACTGGGCACCGGTATCGCGCAGATGGCGGCGCGCACGCCCACCGCCACCGCGATGCACGCCCTCACCCTCGACCATCTGTCCGGCGGGCGGCTGCTGCTGGGCCTGGGGCTCTCGGGGCCGCAGGTCGTCGAGGGGTGGTACGGGCGGCCGTTCCCCAAGAGCCCGCTGACCGCCACCCGCGAATACGTGGACGTGATCCGCCAAGTCCTGCGCCGGGAGGGGCCGGTGGCCTCGGACGGGCTCTTCCACCCGCACCCCTACCGCGGCGCGGACGGCACCGGCCTCGGCAAACCCCTCAAGCCCATCACCCACCCGCTGCGCGCCGGGCTCCCCCTCCTGCTGGGCGCGGAAGGCCCCAAGAACATCGCCCAGACGACCCGGATCGCGGACGGCTGGCTGCCGCTGTACTGGTCGCCGCGGCGCACCGACGTCTACCGGGCGTCGCTGGCGGATGCCCCGGAGGGGTTCCTCATCGCGCCCATGGCACGCGCCGTGGTCTGCGACGACGTCGCCGAGGGGCTGTTGCCGGTCAAGGCGATGCTCGGCTTCTACATCGGCGGGATGGGGCACGCCGCCAGGAACTTCCACGCCGACCTGATGGCACGGATGGGCTTCGAGGACGAGGCCCGGCAGGTGCAGCGGCTCTTCCTCGAAGGCCGCAGGGAAGAGGCCGTACGCGCCGTCCCGGACGGCTTCGCCGACGAGATCTCGCTGGTCGGCCCGCGCGAACGGATCGCGGAGCGCCTGGACTTGTGGCGCGCCGGACCGGTCACCGACCTGCTGGTCACCGCCCAGGACCCGCATACGCTCCGGGTCCTGGCCGAGCTCAACTCCTGA
- a CDS encoding maleylpyruvate isomerase family mycothiol-dependent enzyme produces MTLQGSLTHEEYCAALLAETDRFREIVRTANLSATVPTCPDWTLADLARHVGGAHRWTGTIVATRASESVDPADVPGGAGPEDKGAAALEAWLAEGVEQTVAALREAGPDTEVWSWTTARNTGFWARRMVHETVIHRADAALAAGVPFDVPAPVAADCLEEWLQIGELPMVVARFAERGGELLGPGRTIHVHATDAPPGLDAEWLLDLTGAAPAHRRTHEKAAVALRGPLTDVLQVLYRRLPADSDRVEVLGERALLDQWLEWATFG; encoded by the coding sequence ATGACACTCCAAGGCTCCCTCACCCACGAGGAATACTGCGCCGCGCTCCTCGCCGAGACCGACAGGTTCCGGGAGATCGTGCGGACCGCCAATCTCTCGGCGACCGTGCCGACCTGCCCCGACTGGACGCTGGCCGACCTCGCCCGGCACGTGGGCGGTGCGCACCGCTGGACCGGCACGATCGTCGCCACCCGCGCGTCGGAGAGCGTCGACCCCGCGGACGTCCCCGGGGGCGCCGGACCCGAGGACAAGGGCGCGGCGGCGCTCGAGGCCTGGCTGGCGGAGGGCGTCGAGCAGACCGTGGCCGCGCTGCGCGAGGCCGGCCCCGACACGGAGGTCTGGAGCTGGACGACGGCCCGGAACACGGGCTTCTGGGCCCGCCGGATGGTCCATGAGACGGTGATTCACCGGGCCGATGCCGCGCTGGCCGCCGGTGTCCCCTTCGACGTCCCCGCGCCGGTGGCCGCGGACTGTCTGGAGGAGTGGCTGCAGATCGGCGAACTGCCGATGGTGGTGGCCCGCTTCGCCGAGCGCGGGGGAGAGCTGCTCGGCCCCGGCCGGACGATTCACGTCCACGCCACCGACGCCCCGCCCGGCCTGGACGCCGAGTGGCTGCTCGACCTCACGGGAGCGGCGCCCGCCCACCGCCGCACCCACGAAAAGGCGGCGGTCGCGCTGCGCGGCCCCCTCACCGATGTGCTCCAGGTCCTCTACCGCCGGCTGCCCGCCGACAGCGACCGCGTCGAGGTGCTGGGCGAGCGCGCCCTGCTCGACCAGTGGCTCGAGTGGGCGACCTTCGGGTGA
- a CDS encoding prenyltransferase, with product MTSPGRTERLVLPGVLTAEQAARTVAGILAVQRSDGAIPWFRGHHLDPWDHTEAAMALDAAGEHERAEAAYDWLARHQNPDGSWYAAYADGDAAAPTDRGRETNFCAYLAVGVWHHFLSTGDEAFLDRMWPAVHAAITFVLDLQQPGGEIGWKREDDGTPVNEALLTGSSSIYQALRCALALAEQREEPQPDWELAVGSLGHAIRSHPERFLDKARYSMDWYYPILGGAVRGAAARERIDAEWEQFVVPGLGVRCVLPNPWVTGGESAELALALWAMGESERAVQILKWMQHLRAEDGMYWTGYVFDDDAVWPRELTSWTAGSLLLAVAALGGDEATTSVFGGERLPTGLDPDCCR from the coding sequence GTGACAAGTCCCGGACGTACCGAACGGCTCGTGCTGCCGGGGGTGCTCACGGCCGAACAGGCGGCCCGCACGGTGGCCGGCATCCTGGCGGTCCAGCGCTCGGACGGCGCGATCCCCTGGTTCCGGGGCCACCACCTCGACCCGTGGGACCACACCGAGGCCGCCATGGCCCTGGACGCGGCCGGTGAACACGAGCGCGCCGAGGCCGCGTACGACTGGCTGGCGCGGCATCAGAACCCGGACGGGTCCTGGTACGCGGCCTACGCCGACGGGGACGCCGCGGCACCCACCGACCGCGGCCGGGAGACCAACTTCTGCGCCTATCTCGCGGTCGGCGTCTGGCACCACTTCCTGTCCACCGGCGACGAGGCCTTCCTCGACCGCATGTGGCCCGCCGTCCACGCGGCGATCACCTTCGTCCTGGACCTCCAGCAGCCCGGCGGTGAGATCGGCTGGAAGCGCGAGGACGACGGCACGCCCGTCAATGAGGCGCTGCTGACCGGCTCCTCCTCCATATACCAGGCACTGCGCTGCGCGCTCGCCCTCGCCGAACAGCGCGAGGAGCCCCAGCCCGACTGGGAACTGGCGGTCGGCAGCCTCGGCCATGCGATACGCAGCCACCCCGAGCGGTTCCTCGATAAGGCCCGCTACTCCATGGACTGGTACTACCCGATCCTGGGCGGTGCGGTCCGCGGTGCGGCGGCCAGGGAGCGCATCGACGCGGAGTGGGAACAGTTCGTCGTGCCCGGCCTGGGTGTGCGCTGTGTGCTGCCCAACCCCTGGGTCACCGGCGGGGAGAGCGCGGAACTGGCGCTCGCGCTCTGGGCGATGGGGGAGTCCGAGCGGGCCGTACAGATCCTCAAGTGGATGCAGCACCTCCGCGCCGAGGACGGCATGTACTGGACCGGCTACGTCTTCGACGACGACGCGGTCTGGCCTCGCGAACTCACCTCCTGGACGGCCGGTTCGCTGCTGCTCGCGGTGGCGGCGCTGGGCGGCGACGAGGCCACCACCTCGGTCTTCGGGGGCGAGCGGCTGCCGACGGGGCTCGATCCGGACTGCTGCCGGTAG
- a CDS encoding glycosyltransferase family 4 protein, giving the protein MTAEAVQAAAPRPAEASSASAPSNGERPLRIAMLTYKGNPFCGGQGVYVRHLSRELARLGHTVEVIGAQPYPVLDDGVTLTELPSLDLYRQPDPFRTPKPGEYRDWIDALEVGTMWTGGFPEPLTFSLRARRHLAARRGQFDVVHDNQTLGYGLLGGPGALGAPLVTTIHHPITVDRRLDLEAADGWKRRASVRRWYGFTRMQKRVARRLPSVLTVSGSSRQEIVDDLGVSAGRIHVVHIGADTDLFSPDASVAEVPGRIVTTSSADVPLKGLIHLVEALAKVRTENPDAHLVVVGKRADDGPVAAAIERLGLSGAIEFVKGITDAELVDLVRSAQIACVPSLYEGFSLPAAEAMATGTPLLATTGGAIPEVAGPDGETCLAVPPGDAGALAGGLLRLLGDATLRRRLGAAGRERVLARFTWRQAALGTAERYREAIALQGDRAAARTSPRATSAGAAPAPTTAGHV; this is encoded by the coding sequence GTGACCGCAGAGGCCGTCCAGGCAGCCGCGCCTCGCCCCGCAGAGGCCTCCTCGGCCTCCGCCCCGTCGAACGGTGAGCGTCCCCTGCGCATCGCGATGCTCACGTATAAGGGAAACCCGTTCTGCGGCGGTCAGGGTGTCTATGTACGCCACCTCTCGCGCGAACTGGCCCGGCTCGGCCACACCGTCGAGGTCATCGGTGCCCAGCCCTACCCCGTCCTCGACGACGGGGTGACCCTGACCGAGCTGCCCAGCCTGGACCTCTACCGCCAGCCGGACCCGTTCCGCACGCCGAAGCCCGGCGAGTACCGCGACTGGATCGACGCCCTCGAAGTCGGCACGATGTGGACCGGCGGCTTCCCCGAGCCGCTGACCTTCTCCCTGCGGGCCCGGCGCCATCTCGCCGCCCGCCGCGGCCAGTTCGACGTCGTCCACGACAACCAGACCCTCGGTTACGGCCTGCTCGGCGGCCCCGGCGCGCTCGGCGCCCCGCTGGTCACCACCATCCACCACCCCATCACCGTCGACCGGCGGCTCGACCTGGAAGCCGCCGACGGCTGGAAGCGCCGCGCCTCCGTCCGCCGCTGGTACGGCTTCACCCGGATGCAGAAGCGCGTCGCCCGGCGGCTGCCGTCGGTGCTGACCGTCTCCGGCTCCTCCCGTCAGGAGATCGTCGACGACCTGGGGGTGTCCGCAGGCCGCATCCATGTCGTCCATATCGGCGCCGACACCGACCTGTTCTCGCCAGATGCCTCGGTCGCCGAGGTGCCGGGCCGGATCGTCACGACGTCCAGTGCCGATGTGCCCCTCAAGGGTCTGATCCACCTGGTCGAGGCGCTCGCCAAGGTGCGCACCGAGAACCCCGACGCGCATCTGGTGGTCGTCGGCAAGCGCGCCGACGACGGGCCGGTGGCCGCCGCCATCGAACGGCTCGGGCTGTCCGGCGCCATCGAATTCGTCAAGGGCATCACCGACGCCGAACTCGTCGACCTGGTGCGCAGCGCCCAGATCGCCTGTGTCCCCTCCCTCTACGAGGGCTTCTCGCTGCCCGCGGCCGAAGCGATGGCCACCGGCACCCCGCTGCTGGCCACCACCGGCGGCGCCATCCCCGAGGTCGCCGGTCCTGACGGCGAGACCTGCCTCGCGGTGCCGCCGGGCGATGCCGGTGCGCTGGCGGGCGGACTGCTCCGGCTCCTGGGCGACGCGACGCTGCGCCGGCGGCTCGGCGCGGCCGGCCGGGAACGGGTGCTGGCCCGCTTCACCTGGCGCCAGGCCGCCCTCGGCACCGCCGAGCGCTACCGCGAGGCCATCGCCCTCCAGGGCGACCGGGCCGCCGCCCGGACCTCTCCGCGGGCCACGTCCGCCGGCGCCGCGCCCGCGCCGACCACCGCCGGTCACGTCTAG
- a CDS encoding TetR family transcriptional regulator produces MTTESKAARPTLPASPPLTERQEARRRRILHTSAKLASRGGFDAVQMREVAESSGVALGTLYRYFPSKVHLLVATMQDQLQHMHETLRKRPPSEQDPGARVAQTLMRAFRALQREPHLADAMVRALTFADRSVSPEVDTVSRLTTAIILDAMAPPVAHHHPSQELARPSISATPEQLSAVRVIEHTWHSALITWLSGRASIAQVKIDIETVCRLIDLTAPGAER; encoded by the coding sequence ATGACTACGGAATCCAAGGCGGCCAGGCCGACGCTTCCCGCGAGTCCTCCCCTGACCGAGCGTCAGGAGGCCCGACGCCGCCGCATCCTGCACACCAGCGCCAAGCTGGCGTCCCGTGGCGGTTTCGACGCCGTGCAGATGCGCGAGGTCGCCGAGTCCTCGGGCGTCGCGCTCGGCACCCTCTACCGGTACTTCCCCTCCAAGGTGCATCTGCTGGTCGCCACCATGCAGGACCAGCTCCAGCACATGCACGAAACGCTGCGCAAGCGCCCGCCGTCGGAGCAGGACCCGGGCGCCCGGGTCGCCCAGACCCTGATGCGCGCGTTTCGCGCCCTGCAGCGCGAACCGCACCTCGCGGACGCGATGGTGCGCGCGCTGACCTTCGCCGACCGTTCCGTCAGCCCCGAGGTCGACACCGTCTCCCGGCTGACCACCGCGATCATCCTCGACGCGATGGCCCCGCCCGTCGCCCACCACCACCCTTCGCAGGAGCTGGCGCGCCCCTCCATCTCGGCCACCCCCGAACAGCTCTCCGCGGTCCGGGTCATCGAGCACACCTGGCACTCGGCACTGATCACCTGGCTGTCGGGGCGGGCCTCGATCGCCCAGGTGAAGATAGACATCGAGACGGTGTGCCGGCTGATCGACCTCACGGCACCCGGGGCGGAGCGCTAG
- a CDS encoding ferredoxin encodes MGDRWRVVVDRSICIGSGMCAGTAPDGFRLDSARQSHPVAPETDADEGVLAAAEACPVEAITLTVAGSDEVVFPPEE; translated from the coding sequence ATGGGGGACCGCTGGCGGGTGGTGGTGGACCGGAGTATCTGCATCGGGTCCGGGATGTGCGCCGGCACGGCGCCGGACGGCTTCCGGCTGGACTCGGCCCGGCAGTCGCACCCGGTGGCGCCGGAGACGGATGCCGACGAGGGCGTGCTGGCGGCGGCCGAGGCGTGCCCCGTGGAGGCGATCACCCTGACCGTGGCCGGCAGTGACGAGGTGGTCTTCCCGCCGGAGGAGTGA
- a CDS encoding aldehyde dehydrogenase — protein MSDLVEHGQLYIGGEWADPAGRDVIEVVSPHTEQVIGRVPHASRADVDRAVAAARTSFDSGVWANAPLADRIAVVTRIKDAFAARSEEIAKVISSENGTPFTSGVMVQSLAAMLAWDAALTVAGDFPFEERRDGVLGPLLVRREPAGVVAAVVPWNVPQFTAAAKLAPALLAGCSVVLKVSPETPLDAYLLAEIVAAAGLPAGVLSILPADREVSEYLVGHPGVDKVSFTGSVAAGKRVMEVAARNLSRVTLELGGKSAAVILPDADLDAAVAGIAPFAWMINGQACVAQTRILAPRSHYDEIADRFTAAASALTVGDPLDPATELGPLVARRQQQRSLDYIELGRKEGAKVLTGGGRPEGQPTGWYVEPTLFGEVANSMRIAREEIFGPVICLLPYDDEAEAVRIANDSDYGLSGSVWTADVDRGIDVARQVRTGTYSVNTFSIDMLGPFGGYKNSGIGREFGPEGFGAYLEHKMIHLPAGA, from the coding sequence ATGAGCGACCTCGTCGAGCACGGACAGCTCTATATAGGCGGTGAGTGGGCCGATCCGGCCGGCCGGGACGTGATCGAGGTCGTCTCGCCGCACACCGAACAGGTCATCGGCCGGGTGCCGCACGCCTCGCGGGCCGATGTCGACCGTGCGGTGGCCGCGGCCCGTACCTCGTTCGACTCCGGGGTGTGGGCGAACGCCCCGCTGGCGGACCGGATCGCGGTGGTGACCCGTATCAAGGACGCCTTCGCGGCCCGCAGCGAGGAGATCGCCAAGGTCATCAGCTCCGAGAACGGCACGCCGTTCACCTCCGGTGTCATGGTGCAGTCGCTGGCCGCGATGCTGGCGTGGGACGCGGCACTGACCGTCGCCGGGGACTTCCCGTTCGAGGAGCGGCGGGACGGGGTGCTGGGGCCGCTGCTGGTACGGCGGGAGCCGGCCGGGGTGGTCGCGGCGGTGGTGCCGTGGAACGTCCCGCAGTTCACCGCCGCCGCCAAGCTCGCGCCGGCACTGCTGGCCGGCTGCTCGGTGGTGCTCAAGGTGTCGCCGGAGACCCCGCTGGACGCGTATCTGCTCGCGGAGATCGTGGCCGCGGCCGGACTGCCGGCGGGCGTGCTGTCGATCCTCCCGGCGGACCGCGAGGTGAGCGAGTACCTGGTCGGGCACCCGGGCGTGGACAAGGTGTCGTTCACCGGCTCGGTGGCGGCGGGCAAGCGGGTCATGGAGGTCGCGGCCCGCAACCTGAGCCGGGTCACGCTGGAGCTGGGCGGGAAGTCCGCCGCGGTGATCCTGCCGGACGCCGATCTGGACGCGGCGGTGGCCGGTATCGCGCCGTTCGCCTGGATGATCAACGGCCAGGCGTGTGTGGCACAGACGCGGATCCTCGCGCCGCGCAGCCACTACGACGAGATCGCCGACCGGTTCACCGCGGCGGCGTCCGCGCTCACCGTCGGCGACCCGCTGGATCCGGCCACCGAACTCGGCCCGCTGGTCGCCCGTCGGCAGCAGCAGCGTTCGCTGGACTACATCGAGCTCGGCCGGAAGGAGGGCGCCAAGGTCCTCACCGGCGGCGGCCGCCCCGAGGGGCAGCCGACGGGCTGGTACGTCGAGCCGACCCTCTTCGGCGAGGTCGCCAACTCCATGCGCATCGCCCGCGAGGAGATCTTCGGCCCGGTCATCTGCCTGCTGCCGTACGACGACGAGGCCGAGGCGGTACGGATCGCCAACGACTCCGACTACGGGCTCTCCGGCTCGGTGTGGACGGCCGACGTCGACCGCGGCATCGACGTCGCCCGGCAGGTGCGCACCGGTACGTACTCGGTGAACACCTTCAGCATCGACATGCTCGGCCCGTTCGGCGGCTACAAGAACTCCGGTATCGGGCGGGAGTTCGGGCCCGAGGGCTTCGGTGCCTACCTGGAGCACAAGATGATCCACCTGCCGGCCGGTGCCTGA